Sequence from the Herpetosiphonaceae bacterium genome:
GGCGGTGTACTTCTCCTGCCTGGTGTCGGCATTGACCTTGAGCGCGGTGGCAGCCTGAAGCAGCGTCTGAGCGCTGGATTCGAGCAATGCTGCGGTGGTTGTCCTGCCCTCGGCTCTGGCCTGGGCCGCGTCGGCGCGCAGCTTGCTCGCGTCGGCCTCCGCGCGCAGCGTGGCCGCTTCCGCTTCAGCCTGGATCGTGGCGATCTCGGCCTCCGCGCGCAGCGTGGCCGTGCTGGCATCGGACTCGATCTGGGTGTACTCGGCCCGCGCCTGTGCCAGAACAGCCTGCGCGTTCTCAACCCGAAGCTGAAGGTCGCGCGTGTCGAGATGGGCCAGCGCGTCGCCCTGCTTCACGGTATCGCCTTCGTGGACCAGCACATCCTGTACAAGCACGCCATCGCCGATCCCTCGGTTCGGGAAGCTGAGCTGCACGCTTTGCACCGGCACGACCAGCGCCTTGGTTTCGATCGCCGCCTCGCTGCTGCTGACGTTTTCGGGTGGGGCATCTTCGCCAGGCTGTGCGGTGCTGGGCGGCGCTACCTGTCCCGTCGATGGCCGAGCATCCGTCTGTTGCGCGTTCAGCACGATGACTGTCGCCGCTGAAAGGATCAGCACCATGATCCAGCCGACGATGAAGATAAGCTTACGCATAGCGAACCTCGCGCATCGAGCAGCCCCGTCGTATCGATCTGGTGGCGCATGGGTTTACCGATAATCCCAGATTCTTCATAGCTCAACTCCCAAATCCATCGACCTGCATGACCGCAGCAACCTCGGCGAGATCCGCAGGTCTGTGCCGCTCGACGTAGGCCAGCAGCTCGGCTTTGCGCTCGAAGACATGCGGCGCGCAGTAGCGGCTGGACAGAAACGCAAAGTACGCTTTGGCGTCGATCGGTAGGCTTCGCGCCAGCAGCGCTGTGCTATCGAACGGGCTAAACTCGCGAAAGCATTTCACCCGCACATACTCGGACGGAAGAACGGTATAGCCCAGGGTCATCAAGAGCGCCAGCCGGTGGCAGCCATCGGCCAGGAAGTAGCGCCCTGCGACGTGCTTGCCGGTCGGCGGACCCTGCCTGTCGGTCGTCGGCGGCAGCAGGCGCTCTGCGGTTTTCAGGATGATCGGAAACTGGGGTTGAAAGCCGTGAGCCGTCACGTCCTCGTAGAGCCGTGCCGCGCGTCGCACGCGGCTGATAAACTCCTGCTCCAGCGCCGCCGCGTCGCCCAGCAAGTGCGGCTTGCAGCGGATCGCCTCCGAGGTCATGAACCAGCGATAGTACGATCCCTGCCTAACTTCCGCGACAAAGGCATCGAAATCGGCGGCGTACCGGTCGCGCTGCGCCGCATAGAACGTCAGAAAATCACGGCGGATCAGAACATCGTAGCGCAGCGGGCTGACCAGCGCGGCAATATCGATCCCGCTCGCCAGCTCCGGCGCTGCTATCCAGTACCAGTAGTTGCCGATGCGCGCCACTCTGCGCACGTTGTTGACGACGCTGCTCATGGTTTTCCGCAGATGCAGCCTGCGCGCGGGTCGGATCGCGCTCATCGCTTCGGCCCTTTCGATCGACGCATGTCGTGCGCGTACTCGTGCTGCTCGATCAAACCCGGCGGCGTTGCGCGCTCGACAGCCAGCGCTCGGCGTGGCTGCCGCGTCCAGCGCGGCGGCCCAATATCGCCTGGCGCGAGATGCGTCGAGATCAGGCTGGCGATCAGCCCCAGCGCCAGCCACCAGATCGTCGTGCCGAACAGGTTGGACTGGATCATGTCCATGAAATTGCTCACCGTGAAGTGATCGAGCAGCAGCAGCCACAGCAGCACGAGCAGGTGCCAGCTCAGAAAGCCGTGGCCCGGCAAGCGATGCCATACTTTGCGGCTGAGAAGCAGCCACCAGACTACTGGGAGCATGTACAAGACGAGACTAACTGCGCCCATCTCGGCGATGAATAGCAGATAGGTGTTGTGCGAGGTCTGCTCCTCGCGCACCGCCAGATCGGCCACGCGGGTCTTGAACTGCTCGTCGTATAGGTCGTAGGTGTCAAAGCCC
This genomic interval carries:
- a CDS encoding efflux RND transporter periplasmic adaptor subunit, which encodes MRKLIFIVGWIMVLILSAATVIVLNAQQTDARPSTGQVAPPSTAQPGEDAPPENVSSSEAAIETKALVVPVQSVQLSFPNRGIGDGVLVQDVLVHEGDTVKQGDALAHLDTRDLQLRVENAQAVLAQARAEYTQIESDASTATLRAEAEIATIQAEAEAATLRAEADASKLRADAAQARAEGRTTTAALLESSAQTLLQAATALKVNADTRQEKYTAATEAANSARAATLATAQAKIQQAEATLKREQLALDLAALRSPIDGTVIDVSVKAGEVPRANGFAIVVADISAWQIEASGLADLSVVQIHEGDPATITFDALPNVTLTGKVARIKPVATDDPPATVSAYTVIITPDQQDERVRWNMTATVAIGTR